Proteins from a genomic interval of Chroococcidiopsis thermalis PCC 7203:
- a CDS encoding DUF5331 domain-containing protein, with product MNIQQLRHALKVKWLIYYQQNRPWLTKIRIWGTFDGKRRPCSSFILAVVTNLEPKLIEVLPFVAQLNSDPDQIVAALGLNFNPDEELKASKTPTKLQISSASNGVVSPMQAAPYQNGNGNGNGHGNGRAQPTQVPVQSPVRSSYKPEDRVPPRLPVTNLPNWVDESCKGVGRNPTQI from the coding sequence GTGAACATTCAGCAACTACGCCACGCTCTTAAGGTCAAATGGCTGATTTACTATCAGCAGAACCGCCCTTGGTTGACTAAAATTCGGATTTGGGGAACGTTTGATGGCAAGCGTCGCCCTTGTTCTAGTTTCATTTTGGCAGTCGTAACCAACTTAGAGCCAAAACTAATTGAGGTGCTGCCTTTTGTCGCCCAGTTAAATAGCGACCCCGACCAAATTGTAGCGGCTTTAGGGCTAAACTTTAATCCAGACGAGGAGTTGAAAGCTTCAAAAACACCGACAAAGCTACAGATAAGCTCAGCTAGTAACGGTGTTGTTTCGCCTATGCAGGCAGCACCATATCAAAATGGTAACGGCAATGGAAACGGGCATGGCAATGGCAGAGCGCAACCGACTCAAGTGCCAGTACAATCACCTGTACGCTCAAGTTACAAACCAGAAGATCGAGTTCCGCCACGATTGCCCGTCACGAATTTGCCAAATTGGGTAGATGAGTCATGTAAGGGGGTAGGACGCAATCCTACCCAGATTTAG